From the genome of Colletotrichum higginsianum IMI 349063 chromosome 4, whole genome shotgun sequence, one region includes:
- a CDS encoding Hsp90-like protein produces the protein MDAQSDIRRPSVSFADRSSTGESSEATPVASIHSNPVATQLPNPSAAATPSCSSSWSANSDRQLGHGASPDPTDRVFPIRSVVSVDRTGRTSGEHDYFPRVPDHGQYQAPRPGNPRIDTAAFEAVPRRDSASTLLSNVTSPSDRQGIQTRRKIVGSGPISSVQADAVRHANSQPLDIFQDAASEGEDDSAQGDDSSQHHTSVSTGALGEAGSDVLLTTRLKYVMTDEGHHVITGTDGVLQRCEDEPIHTPGAVQGFGALVAVREETDGRFSVRYASENTQRLMGYSPQHLFRLNSFLDILSEEQQDNLLDHIDFIRDEDADPAVNGPEVFSLSIRPPNKKSVKLWCAIHINPAHPDLVICEFEVDDDHQFPLRPPDEVTPLAPEDTLQSNPTSEELVESTEILSKPLRVLRSARKRRGDAGAMQVFDIMSQVQEQLAGALNLESFLKILVGIVKELTGFHRVMIYQFDSSFNGKVVTELVDTTQTKDLYKGLHFPASDIPRQARELYRLNKVRLLYDRDLDTARLVCKTKEDLDVPLDLSHSYLRAMSPIHLKYLKNMAVRSSMSVSINAFNELWGLIACHSYGRKGMRVSFPIRKMCRLVGDTASRNIERLSYATRLQARKLINTAPTEKNPSGYIIASSDDLLKLFDADFGMLSIKGETKILGNVEQSQEALAMLEYLRLRELTSVVTSQDIREDFPDLRYSLGFTVIAGLLYVPLSVGGHDFIVFFRKGQVKEVKWAGNPYEKTLREGTAAYLEPRKSFKTWHETVLGKCRDWSEEQVETAAVLCLVYGKFIEVWRQKEAALQSSRLTRLLLANSAHEVRTPLNAIINYLEIALEGSLDQETRDNLAKSHSASKSLIYVINDLLDLTKTEEGQNLIKDEVFDFGMCIREATDPFTNDAKRKGIEYQVIEHPGLPQHVCGDSRRLRQAISNVAANAVQNTSTGSVKVELYVSNVLDRRIRIEIVVEDTGKGMTARQLDTLFRDLEQVNVEMDEDSFISSTDPDHGKDTRVLGLGLAVVARIVRNMDGQLRLKSEQGKGSRFVIQLPFDLPEDAPAPVEGGQKSAKSNTASSVASVTTAIMPDPDGEMMLIDRGSKLSAVKEAATDGGCAETQSLESQKTAATGGSKSSGRSDAERLIDAIKNPLTIGEIDPSRPSAHRQYSREHIDRPTISKSNGASSSSSSRQVQPPVSRRFNQNSSDVSTVELPHSPEIGYTSVTDTKTPIRAVRVPDEYSDQPPRPQTSDSSRVLFEVHDGPKVLGTSDAGTAGTAPSAVSAFEDTKLQVLIAEDDPINSRILRKRLEKSGHQVSHAVNGEDCATVYHENSKSFDVVLMDMQMPIVDGLTSTKMIRAFERSSEHGGHSPIASHNGRTPIFAVSASLIERERDKYMDAGFDGWILKPIDFKRLNTLLLGIVEDDVRATCLYAPGKWEYGGWFNIRETKDKDGSDETTPAIEETPKETTHSTPETDEPN, from the exons ATGGATGCCCAGTCCGATATACGCCGGCCTTCCGTGTCTTTCGCCGACCGCTCCTCGACAGGCGAATCCTCCGAAGCCACTCCTGTTGCGAGCATTCACTCCAATCCCGTCGCGACACAGCTCCCAAACccttctgctgctgcgacGCCGAGCTGTTCGTCGTCATGGAGCGCCAATTCCGACCGCCAGCTTGGTCATGGTGCCAGCCCCGACCCGACAGACCGAGTCTTTCCCATCCGCTCCGTCGTCAGCGTTGACCGCACTGGCAGAACCTCTGGTGAACACGACTACTTCCCGCGAGTACCTGATCATGGCCAGTATCAGGCTCCCCGTCCGGGCAATCCCCGCATCGATACCGCCGCCTTCGAAGCCGTTCCTCGCCGCGATTCCGCCTCCACACTGCTTTCCAACGTTACCTCGCCAAGCGATCGCCAGGGAATTCAGACGAGAAGGAAAATCGTTGGGTCTGGCCCAATATCCAGCGTTCAGGCGGATGCCGTCCGTCACGCCAACTCGCAGCCACTTGACATATTTCAGGATGCTGCGTCAGAGGGAGAGGATGACTCGGCACAAGGTGATGATTCCTCGCAACATCATACATCTGTGTCCACTGGTGCGCTCGGTGAGGCGGGCAGCGATGTCCTGCTGACGACGCGGTTAAAGTATGTCATGACGGACGAGGGCCATCATGTGATTACGGGCACCGACGGCGTTCTTCAGCGGTGCGAGGACGAGCCCATCCACACCCCTGGCGCTGTTCAGGGATTCGGTGCTTTGGTGGCCGTTCGCGAAGAAACCGACGGCCGGTTTTCGGTCCGGTACGCCAGCGAAAACACCCAGAGGCTGATGGGATACTCGCCGCAGCACCTATTCCGTCTCAACAGTTTCTTGGACATATTGAGCGAGGAACAGCAAGACAATTTGCTCGACCACATCGATTTTATCCGCGACGAAGATGCTGACCCGGCTGTCAACGGACCCGAGGTCTTCAGTCTATCCATTCGCCCACCCAATAAGAAAAGTGTCAAGCTATGGTGTGCCATTCACATCAACCCAGCGCATCCCGACCTGGTCATTTGCGAGTtcgaggttgatgatgacCATCAGTTTCCGTTGAGACCGCCAGACGAGGTCACGCCATTGGCCCCAGAAGACACGCTGCAGTCAAACCCCACAtccgaggagctggtcgaAAGCACCGAGATCTTGAGCAAACCCCTGAGAGTTTTACGGAGTGCTCGTAAGCGCAGAGGTGACGCTGGGGCTATGCAGGTGTTCGATATCATGTCCCAGGTGCAAGAACAGCTTGCGGGGGCACTGAATTTGGAAAGCTTCCTCAAGATCCTTGTCGGTATCGTCAAGGAACTGACTGGCTTTCACCGGGTTATGATTTACCAGTTCGATTCGTCATTTAACGGCAAAGTTGTCACAGAGCTTGTCGATACCACGCAAACCAAAGATCTCTACAAGGGCTTGCACTTCCCCGCCTCAGACATACCGCGGCAGGCTCGCGAGTTGTATAGGTTGAACAAGGTAAGGCTCCTTTACGACAGGGACCTAGATACCGCCCGCCTTGTTTGCAAAACGAAGGAAGACCTCGACGTACCTCTAGATCTCAGCCATTCATATCTCCGCGCCATGTCACCGATCCACCTTAAATACTTGAAAAACATGGCCGTTCGGTCTTCCATGTCGGTCTCCATAAACGCCTTTAACGAACTATGGGGCCTCATTGCTTGTCACTCATATGGCCGCAAGGGCATGCGCGTATCATTCCCGATCCGCAAAATGTGTCGTTTGGTCGGAGACACTGCCTCCCGCAATATCGAGAGACTTTCCTATGCCACTCGACTCCAGGCGCGGAAACTCATCAATACTGCTCCTACCGAAAAGAACCCTTCTGGCTACATCATTGCCTCTTCCGACGACCTTTTGAAGTTGTTCGACGCCGATTTTGGCATGCTTTCCATTAAGGGAGAAACCAAGATTCTTGGTAACGTTGAGCAGTCGCAGGAGGCACTGGCCATGCTCGAATACTTACGTCTACGCGAGTTGACATCCGTCGTCACCTCTCAGGACATCCGCGAAGACTTTCCAGACCTCCGGTACTCTCTTGGGTTTACCGTCATTGCAGGACTGCTTTATGTTCCATTGAGCGTTGGAGGCCATGActtcatcgtcttctttcGGAAGGGCCAGGTCAAGGAGGTCAAGTGGGCTGGGAATCCGTATGAAAAGACGTTGCGCGAAGGTACGGCCGCCTACCTGGAACCCCGAAAAAGTTTCAAAACCTGGCATGAGACAGTTCTTGGTAAATGTCGAGATTGGTCAGAGGAGCAAGTTGAGACGGCCGCCGTGCTCTGCTTGGTCTACGGCAAATTTATCGAGGTTTGGAGACAGAAGGAGGCAGCATTGCAGAGCAGTCGCCTTACACGGCTGCTGCTCGCAAACTCGGCCCACGAAGTACGCACGCCACTTaacgccatcatcaactATCTCGAGATAGCCTTGGAAGGCTCTCTCGATCAAGAAACCCGCGACAACCTCGCAAAGTCGCACTCTGCATCCAAATCCCTGATTTATGTCATCAACGATCTGCTCGATCTGACCAAGACAGAAGAAGGTCAGAATCTAATCAAGGACGAGGTCTTTGATTTTGGAATGTGTATACGCGAAGCCACCGACCCGTTCACGAACGATGCAAAGAGGAAGGGCATTGAGTATCAGGTCATCGAGCATCCCGGTCTGCCCCAGCACGTTTGCGGCGACAGCCGACGGCTGAGACAAGCCATCTCGAACGTCGCAGCCAATGCCGTTCAAAACACCTCGACTGGATCTGTGAAGGTTGAGTTATATGTCAGCAACGTCCTGGATCGACGGATACGCATCGAAATTGTCGTCGAAGACACAGGGAAAGGTATGACTGCTAGGCAATTGGACACGTTGTTTAGGGATCTCGAACAGGTCAACgtggagatggacgaggacaGCTTCATATCATCCACAGACCCTGATCACGGCAAAGACACTAGAGTTTTGGGACTTGGCCTGGCCGTCGTTGCCAGAATTGTTCGCAACATGGACGGCCAGCTCCGACTGAAGTCGGAACAAGGGAAGGGGTCGAGATTTGTCATCCAACTACCCTTCGACCTCCCTGAAGACGCTCCAGCGCCTGTTGAGGGTGGCCAGAAGTCTGCAAAATCAAACACAGCATCCAGCGTGGCGTCTGTTACAACAGCGATCATGCCGGATCCAGATGGCGAGATGATGCTCATCGATAGAGGAAGCAAACTGTCCGCTGTCAAGGAGGCGGCGACCGATGGGGGCTGCGCCGAGACACAGAGCTTAGAAAGCCAAAAGACTGCGGCCACGGGAGGTAGTAAGAGCAGTGGACGAAGCGACGCTGAACGCCTGATCGACGCTATCAAGAATCCTCTTACGATCGGGGAAATCGACCCGAGTCGGCCATCTGCTCATCGACAATACTCCAGAGAACACATTGATCGACCGACAATCTCGAAGAGCAACGGtgcctcgtcctcttcgtcctccaGACAAGTGCAGCCGCCGGTTTCGCGGCGGTTCAACCAGAACTCCTCGGACGTCTCCACCGTCGAACTTCCACACTCGCCCGAAATCGGCTATACGAGCGTGACGGATACAAAAACTCCCATCAGGGCAGTTAGAGTACCTGACGAATACAGCGACCAACCGCCAAGGCCTCAGACGAGCGACTCCTCTCGTGTTCTCTTTGAGGTCCATGATGGTCCCAAGGTCCTCGGAACATCGGATGCTGGCACAGCAGGCACCGCTCCTAGCGCAGTCTCGGCGTTCGAGGACACCAAGTTGCAAgtcctcatcgccgaggaTGACCCGATCAACTCGAGGATTCTGCGGAAGCGGCTGGAGAAGTCCGGTCACCAGGTCTCCCATGCCGTAAACGGCGAAGATTGCGCAACGGTTTACCACGAGAATTCCAAATCCTTTGATGTCGTCCTAATGGACATGCAG ATGCCAATTGTGGATGGACTTACAAGTACGAAAATGATACGAGCCTTCGAGAGGTCCAGTGAACATGGCGGACACTCCCCAATAGCGTCTCATAACGGCAGAACCCCCATCTTCGCGGTCTCGGCATCCCTAATCGAGCGGGAGAGGGACAAGTACATGGACGCCGGTTTCGATGGCTGGATCCTCAAGCCTATCGACTTCAAGCGACTCAACACTTTGCTGCTGGGCATTGTAGAGGACGACGTTCGCGCGACCTGCCTTTATGCCCCAGGAAAATGGGAGTATGGCGGCTGGTTCAACATTCGAGAAaccaaggacaaggacggcagcgacgaAACAACACCGGCGATAGAGGAGACACCGAAGGAAACGACCCACTCTACACCAGAGACGGACGAACCAAATTGA